A genomic stretch from Lathyrus oleraceus cultivar Zhongwan6 chromosome 2, CAAS_Psat_ZW6_1.0, whole genome shotgun sequence includes:
- the LOC127120550 gene encoding uncharacterized protein LOC127120550: protein MGLLWWRKEKNSQPEAKSSTENAKNGGGPVKTTAEAPGMNGAVEVPRPTNTSVSVFEFGSVAASNDKVMLAGFCPVSEDLEPCRWEILPAIESNGPQFRVIF from the coding sequence ATGGGTTTACTGTGGTGGCGGAAGGAGAAGAATTCTCAACCGGAAGCGAAGTCGTCGACTGAGAACGCGAAGAATGGTGGCGGCCCGGTGAAAACTACGGCGGAGGCGCCGGGGATGAACGGTGCAGTGGAAGTTCCTCGACCTACGAACACGAGCGTATCCGTTTTCGAGTTTGGTTCCGTTGCTGCTTCTAACGATAAGGTTATGCTCGCTGGCTTTTGTCCTGTCTCTGAAGACCTTGAGCCTTGCCGTTGGGAGATTCTCCCCGCGATTGAGTCCAACGGGCCGCAGTTTCGCGTTATTTTCTGA
- the LOC127120549 gene encoding phosphoacetylglucosamine mutase has product MNEEQKSLLLDSSSRFVIPQGVKLSYGTAGFREDASILSSTVYRVGILAALRSLKTQSVIGVMITASHNKVSDNGVKIADPNGGMLSQHWEPFADAIANASSPQQLLQLINEFVEKERIPFLGVRPAEILLGRDTRPSGEALLEAARQGVTSIVGAVASDMGILTTPQLHWMVRARNKGLKASEQDYFEQLSNSFKCLMDLIPTERSKFDGMNDKLVVDGANGVGGAKLQVLHKLLNVLDIEVRNSSEDEGVLNDGVGADYVQKEKVAPHGFGSKDAGIRCASLDGDADRLVYFLVPPESNAQVNLVDGDKILSLFAVFIKEQLSFLNEKEDLKNSHKARLGIVQTAYANGASTNYLKHLGLEVNFTPTGVKYLHEKAAEFDIGIYFEANGHGTILFSESFIEWLEVKSRDLSSGSKGSEAEKAALRLLAVSNLINQAVGDALSGVLLVEVILKHMGWSIHRWNELYHDLPSRQLKVKVADRTAVVTANAETVVVRPPGLQDAINTETAKYTQGRCFVRPSGTEDVVRVYAEASTQEATDTLANCVAKLVVQFLGSNSS; this is encoded by the exons ATGAACGAAGAACAAAAGTCTCTGCTTCTGGATTCTTCTTCTCGCTTCGTGATTCCTCAAG GAGTGAAGCTATCGTATGGCACTGCTGGATTTAGGGAAGATGCGTCGATTCTGTCATCGACGGTGTACAGAGTTGGAATTCTGGCAGCTCTTAGATCGCTGAAAACGCAGTCAGTGATCGGAGTTATGATCACTGCTTCTCATAACAAAGTTTCTGATAATGGTGTAAAAATCGCTGATCCGAATGGGGGTATGTTGTCTCAGCATTGGGAGCCATTTGCGGACGCCATTGCAAATGCTTCTTCTCCTCAGCAACTTCTTCAG TTGATAAATGAATTTGTTGAGAAAGAAAGGATACCATTTCTTGGGGTCAGGCCGGCTGAAATACTTTTGGGGAGAGACACGAGGCCAAGTGGAGAAGCTTTGCTTGAAGCTGCTAGACAA GGAGTCACTTCAATTGTTGGAGCTGTTGCGTCCGACATGGGAATTTTGACAACTCCACAACTACATTGGATGGTTCGTGCCAGAAATAAGGGCCTAAAAGCATCGGAGCAGGATTACTTTGAACAGCTTTCCAACTCATTCAA GTGCTTAATGGATTTGATTCCGACTGAACGAAGCAAGTTTGATGGGATGAATGACAAATTGGTTGTGGATGGAGCTAATGGTGTTGGTGGAGCAAAACTTCAAGTTTTGCATAAATTGTTGAATGTTTTGGATATTGAGGTTAGAAATAGCAGTGAAGATGAAGGTGTACTGAATGATGGTGTTGGTGCTGATTATGTGCAAAAAGAGAAGGTTGCTCCGCACGGCTTTGGTTCTAAAGATGCCGGCATAAG GTGTGCTAGTTTGGATGGAGATGCTGATCGGCTTGTTTATTTTTTAGTACCACCTGAAAGCAATGCTCAAGTTAATCTTGTTGATGGGGACAAAATACTGTCCCTGTTTGCTGTATTTATTAAGGAGCAACTAAGCTTTCTTAATGAGAAAGAAGACCTAAAAAACAGCCACAAAGCCCGTCTTGGTATCGTACAGACTGCATATGCAAATGGAGCTTCTACTAATTACCTTAAACACTTGGGACTCGAAGTTAATTTTACTCCCACTGGAGTGAAATACTTACATGAAAAAGCTGCTGAATTTGATATCGGTATATATTTTGAGGCAAATGGCCATGGAACTATCCTATTTTCAGAATCTTTCATAGAGTGGTTAGAAGTCAAAAGCCGCGATCTTTCTTCAGGATCCAAAG GTTCAGAAGCTGAGAAGGCTGCTTTGAGGTTATTGGCAGTCAGTAATTTGATCAACCAAGCAGTAGGAGATGCTTTGAGTGGAGTGCTCTTGGTGGAAGTCATATTGAAGCACATGGGATGGTCAATACATAGATGGAATGAACTTTATCATGATTTACCCAGCAGGCAGCTCAAG GTTAAAGTTGCTGACAGAACTGCGGTAGTTACAGCAAATGCAGAAACTGTTGTTGTGAGACCCCCTGGTTTGCAGGACGCCATCAATACAGAAACTG CAAAGTACACTCAAGGTCGATGCTTTGTTCGACCATCAGGTACCGAGGATGTTGTTCGTGTATATGCGGAAGCATCAACGCAGGAAGCTACAGATACCCTAGCCAACTGTGTGGCTAAACTTGTGGTCCAATTCTTAGGGTCTAACAGTTCTTGA